A stretch of Pygocentrus nattereri isolate fPygNat1 chromosome 8, fPygNat1.pri, whole genome shotgun sequence DNA encodes these proteins:
- the aldob gene encoding fructose-bisphosphate aldolase B, with the protein MTHQYPSLSPDQKKELATIAQRIVAPGKGILAADESTGTMAKRLQKINVENTEENRRYFRDLLFSVDPSISENVGGVIFFHETLYQKSDKGVPFPQVIKEKGIVVGIKVDKGTAGLNGTDGETTTQGLDGLSERCAQYKKDGCDFAKWRCVLKISDSCPSALAIAENANVLARYASICQQNGLVPIVEPEILPDGDHDLQRCQYATEKVLAAVYKALSDHHVYLEGTLLKPNMVTAGHSCPKKYTPQEVAMATVSALRRTVPAAVPGICFLSGGQSEEEASLNLNAINQTPLHRPWKLSFSYGRALQASALAAWKGKPENRKAAQEAFVTRAKINSLASKGEYKPTGQADKAATQSLYTASYVY; encoded by the exons ATGACCCACCAGTACCCATCACTTTCTCCAGACCAGAAGAAGGAGCTGGCCACTATCGCCCAGCGGATTGTGGCCCCTGGAAAGGGTATCCTGGCTGCAGATGAGTCCACAG GCACCATGGCAAAGCGTCTGCAGAAGATCAATGTGGAGAACACGGAGGAGAACCGCCGCTACTTCCGTGACCTCTTGTTCTCCGTCGATCCCTCCATTTCTGAGAATGTGGGAGGAGTCATTTTCTTCCATGAGACACTGTATCAGAAATCGGACAAGGGTGTCCCCTTCCCCCAGGTCATCAAGGAGAAGGGCATTGTTGTGGGCATAAAG GTGGACAAAGGCACAGCAGGACTGAATGGAACAGATGGAGAGACAACAACACAGG GACTGGATGGTCTGTCTGAACGTTGTGCTCAGTACAAGAAGGACGGCTGTGACTTTGCTAAGTGGCGTTGCGTGTTGAAGATCTCTGACAGCTGCCCCTCTGCACTTGCCATTGCTGAAAACGCCAATGTACTCGCCAGATATGCCAGTATCTGCCAACAG AATGGCTTGGTGCCTATTGTTGAGCCTGAGATTCTTCCAGATGGAGATCACGACCTGCAGCGCTGCCAGTACGCTACAGAGAAG GTTCTTGCTGCTGTGTACAAGGCGTTGTCTGACCACCACGTGTATTTGGAGGGCACTCTGCTCAAGCCAAACATGGTCACAGCTGGACACTCCTGCCCTAAGAAGTATACCCCACAAgaggttgccatggcaacagtcAGTGCCCTCAGACGTACCGTACCTGCTGCCGTACCAG GCATCTGCTTCCTGTCGGGAGGTCAGAGTGAGGAGGAAGCTTCACTCAACCTGAACGCCATCAATCAAACTCCACTGCACAGACCTTGGAAGCTGTCCTTTTCCTATGGCCGTGCTCTCCAGGCTTCAGCCCTTGCAGCATGGAAGGGAAAGCCGGAAAACAGGAAAGCTGCGCAGGAGGCCTTCGTCACTCGTGCTAAG ATTAACAGTCTGGCATCTAAAGGCGAGTACAAGCCCACAGGCCAGGCTGACAAGGCTGCCACACAGTCCCTCTACACTGCCAGCTATGTCTACTAG
- the rnf20 gene encoding E3 ubiquitin-protein ligase BRE1A isoform X1 has product MSAQKRPSESGGSGPAEKRRERDGGEEGEGQSTGAAASTAVETVIKLGGIANSEEQDIKALQVKNRKLGEALDQRQVIEDELRERVERLETRQATDDASLLILNRYWNQFDENMQLMARRYDQSGSEPVDSQPAEGRSLKPGTPEPDGDSNQERAKDRGQQGEAASSFLAILASSSSEEMEAELQERVESSRKQASRVVEIYESLKSTVDQLKKDLESGTDGNTALWEAAAHLNTLLANENEHLRQLTDDLMQKYTHMTNESRSLGRAATRADNRISELQVLIEELQWDTEKVRRRENRLNTHLGEVLERVNSKGYKVCGEASSVCGTITINKRKFEEMNSELEENRELAENRLSELQKLQQDLQTVVQENNNMKMELLCRAEGLVRETAEYRCLQSQFSVLYNESLVLKAQLDETRARLNTTRAARLRQLDHMENDEVSLQRKVRTEVIQLEDTLAQVRKEYEMLRIEFEQTLAANEQAGPINREMRHLISTLQTHNQQMKGEVVKYKLRLREAQQELNQLRAAKGNPAVQSQSSTEMDIKEETASPLPPAVSGNVIVKAEPDNGSATPTGTAVSVKTEPGTELEATVKEEEKEKEKEKEEKKEKEQKERERAPRGSSASGAVKEEKEKPGTSSSQSEDSPAERCTVIGGPKRKEVEQLKIVRAELKKAQESQREMKLLLDMYRSAPKEQRDKVQLMAAEKKAKAEAEELRQRLRDLEERERREGKKMADEEALRKIRSVEEQIDILNKKLSLAKQEEDALLSEMDVTGQAFEDMQEQNIRLMQQLREKDDANFKLMSERIKSNQIHKLLKEEKEELADQLLTLKTQVDAQLQVVRKLEEKERLLQGTISAAERELALRTQALDMNKRKAQESALLSEDVRSQLESVQQRLTAVREEVIENSISREKESFNARRAQEDISKLRRKIEKAKKPAENIRNGDEILNQEIIEYKARLTCPCCNSRMKDAVLTKCFHVFCFECVKTRYDTRQRKCPKCNAAFGANDFHRIYIG; this is encoded by the exons ATGTCGGCTCAGAAGCGCCCCAGTGAGTCCGGCGGTTCAGGGCCAGCGGAGAAGCGCCGTGAGAGGgatggaggagaggagggagaggggcaGAGCACCGGGGCAGCAGCCAGCACTGCTGTGGAGACTGTCATCAAACTGGGAGGCATCGCTAACTCG GAAGAGCAGGATATTAAAGCACTACAggttaaaaacagaaagctggGAGAGGCCCTGGACCAAAGACAG GTTATTGAGGACGAgttgagagaaagagtggagagGCTTGAGACTCGCCAGGCTACAGATGATGCTAGTCTGCTTATCCTTAACAGATACTGGAACCAG TTTGATGAGAATATGCAGTTGATGGCTCGCCGCTATGACCAATCGGGGAGTGAGCCTGTCGACAGCCAGCCTGCGGAGGGGCGCAGCCTGAAGCCTGGAACACCAGAGCCAGATGGAGATTCCAATCAGGAGAGAGCGAAGGACCGAG GTCAACAGGGGGAAGCGGCAAGCTCATTCCTTGCCATTTTGGCCAGTAGCAGCAGTGAAGAAATGGAGGCGGAGCTGCAGGAAAGGGTGGAGTCCAGTCGTAAGCAAGCCAGTCGTGTGGTGGAAATTTACGAGAGCTTGAAGAGCACTGTAGATCAACTGAAAAAGGACTTGGAGTCTGGAACAG ATGGAAACACAGCTCTCTGGGAAGCTGCTGCCCACCTCAACACTCTGCTGGctaatgaaaatgaacatcTTCGTCAGCTGACTGATGACCTCATGCAAAAATATACTCACATGACCAACGAG TCCCGTTCCCTGGGCCGTGCCGCTACTCGTGCCGATAATAGAATCAGTGAGCTACAAGTGCTAATAGAGGAGCTTCAGTGGGACACAGAAAAGGTCCGCCGTCGGGAAAACCGTCTCAACACACACCTGGGAGAAGTGCTGGAGAGG GTAAACAGTAAAGGCTATAAGGTGTGTGGTGAAGCTAGCAGTGTGTGTGGGACCATCACTATTAACAAGAGAAAG tttgaggAGATGAACAGCGAGTTGGAGGAGAACAGGGAGCTAGCGGAGAACCGACTCAGTGAGCTGCAGAAACTGCAGCAGGACCTCCAGACAGTTGTCCAGGAGAACAATAATATGAAG ATGGAGCTCCTGTGCAGGGCTGAGGGACTTGTGAGGGAAACTGCAGAATATCGATGTTTGCAGTCACAGTTCTCTGTACTTTATAATGAATCTTTGGTGCTGAAGGCCCAGCTAGACGAGACCAGAGCTCGCCTCAACACCACCAGAGCAGCCCGCCTCCGCCAGCTTGACCACATGGAG AATGACGAGGTGTCGCTGCAGCGTAAGGTTCGTACTGAGGTCATTCAACTGGAAGACACACTGGCTCAGGTGCGGAAAGAGTATGAGATGCTGAGGATCGAGTTTGAGCAAACACTCGCCGCCAATGAGCAAGCAG GTCCAATAAATCGGGAGATGCGTCACCTTATCAGCACACTGCAGACCCACAACCAGCAGATGAAAGGAGAGGTGGTCAAATACAAACTCAGATTAAGAGAGGCCCAGCAAGAACTCAACCAG CTCCGTGCTGCTAAGGGCAATCCTGCTGTCCAGTCACAGTCGAGCACGGAGATGGATATAAAAGAAGAGACCGCCTCCCCTTTACCACCTGCTGTCTCTGGTAATGTCATAGTGAAAGCAGAGCCAGATAATGGTTCGGCCACGCCCACAGGTACTG CAGTGTCGGTGAAGACGGAACCCGGAACTGAACTAGAAGCAACAGtaaaagaggaggagaaagagaaggagaaggaaaaggaggagaagaaagaaaaagaacagaaagaaagagagagggcacCTCGTGGGAGTAGTGCGAGTGGAGCAGTcaaagaggagaaggagaagccAGGCACTAGCAGTAGTCAGTCAGAAGACTCTCCAGCCGAACGCTGCACAGTCATTGGAGGACCCAAGCGGAAGGAAGTGGAGCAACTGAAGATTGTCAGGGCGGAGCTGAA GAAAGCCCAGgagtcacagagagagatgaagctCTTGTTGGACATGTATCGCTCTGCGCCAAAAGAGCAGAGGGACAAAGTGCAACTCATGGCTGCGGAGAAAAAGGCCAAGGCTGAG gcAGAGGAGCTGCGCCAGCGATTACGTGAtttggaggagagagaaaggagagaagggaagaagATGGCAGATGAGGAGGCTTTGAGGAAGATCCGCTCAGTAGAGGAACAGATTGACATCCTCAACAAGAAGCTTTCCCTCGCCAagcag GAGGAGGACGCCCTGCTGAGTGAGATGGATGTCACCGGGCAGGCCTTTGAGGACATGCAGGAGCAGAACATTCGCCTGATGCAGCAGCTCAGAGAGAAGGATGATGCCAACTTCAAGCTGATGAGCGAACGCATCAAATCCAACCAGATTCACAAGCTactgaaagaagagaaagaggaactgGCGGACCAACTTCTCACGCTCAAAACCCAG GTGGATGCTCAGCTTCAGGTTGTGAGGAAGCTGGAGGAGAAAGAGCGCCTCCTGCAGGGCACGATAAgtgctgcagagagagagctggCTCTGCGCACGCAGGCGCTTGACATGAACAAACGCAAG GCTCAGGAGTCTGCTTTGCTGTCGGAAGATGTACGATCTCAGCTGGAGTCCGTGCAACAGAGGCTCACTGCAGTCAGAGAGGAGGTCATTGAAAACAGCATCTCCAGAGAAAAAGAGTCCTTCAATGCCCGTCGTGCACAG gAGGACATCTCCAAACTGCGCCGGAAAATTGAGAAGGCCAAGAAACCTGCTGAGAACATTCGCAATGGAGATGAGATACTTAATCAGGAAATAATTGAATACAAG GCTCGTTTGACGTGTCCTTGCTGCAACTCGCGCATGAAGGATGCCGTATTAACGAAGTGCTTCCACGTCTTCTGCTTTGAATGTGTGAAGACGCGGTATGACACTCGCCAGAGGAAATGTCCCAAGTGCAATGCGGCCTTCGGCGCCAACGACTTCCACCGGATCTACATCGGATAA
- the rnf20 gene encoding E3 ubiquitin-protein ligase BRE1A isoform X2, producing MSAQKRPSESGGSGPAEKRRERDGGEEGEGQSTGAAASTAVETVIKLGGIANSEEQDIKALQVKNRKLGEALDQRQVIEDELRERVERLETRQATDDASLLILNRYWNQFDENMQLMARRYDQSGSEPVDSQPAEGRSLKPGTPEPDGDSNQERAKDRGQQGEAASSFLAILASSSSEEMEAELQERVESSRKQASRVVEIYESLKSTVDQLKKDLESGTDGNTALWEAAAHLNTLLANENEHLRQLTDDLMQKYTHMTNESRSLGRAATRADNRISELQVLIEELQWDTEKVRRRENRLNTHLGEVLERVNSKGYKVCGEASSVCGTITINKRKFEEMNSELEENRELAENRLSELQKLQQDLQTVVQENNNMKMELLCRAEGLVRETAEYRCLQSQFSVLYNESLVLKAQLDETRARLNTTRAARLRQLDHMENDEVSLQRKVRTEVIQLEDTLAQVRKEYEMLRIEFEQTLAANEQAGPINREMRHLISTLQTHNQQMKGEVVKYKLRLREAQQELNQLRAAKGNPAVQSQSSTEMDIKEETASPLPPAVSGNVIVKAEPDNGSATPTAVSVKTEPGTELEATVKEEEKEKEKEKEEKKEKEQKERERAPRGSSASGAVKEEKEKPGTSSSQSEDSPAERCTVIGGPKRKEVEQLKIVRAELKKAQESQREMKLLLDMYRSAPKEQRDKVQLMAAEKKAKAEAEELRQRLRDLEERERREGKKMADEEALRKIRSVEEQIDILNKKLSLAKQEEDALLSEMDVTGQAFEDMQEQNIRLMQQLREKDDANFKLMSERIKSNQIHKLLKEEKEELADQLLTLKTQVDAQLQVVRKLEEKERLLQGTISAAERELALRTQALDMNKRKAQESALLSEDVRSQLESVQQRLTAVREEVIENSISREKESFNARRAQEDISKLRRKIEKAKKPAENIRNGDEILNQEIIEYKARLTCPCCNSRMKDAVLTKCFHVFCFECVKTRYDTRQRKCPKCNAAFGANDFHRIYIG from the exons ATGTCGGCTCAGAAGCGCCCCAGTGAGTCCGGCGGTTCAGGGCCAGCGGAGAAGCGCCGTGAGAGGgatggaggagaggagggagaggggcaGAGCACCGGGGCAGCAGCCAGCACTGCTGTGGAGACTGTCATCAAACTGGGAGGCATCGCTAACTCG GAAGAGCAGGATATTAAAGCACTACAggttaaaaacagaaagctggGAGAGGCCCTGGACCAAAGACAG GTTATTGAGGACGAgttgagagaaagagtggagagGCTTGAGACTCGCCAGGCTACAGATGATGCTAGTCTGCTTATCCTTAACAGATACTGGAACCAG TTTGATGAGAATATGCAGTTGATGGCTCGCCGCTATGACCAATCGGGGAGTGAGCCTGTCGACAGCCAGCCTGCGGAGGGGCGCAGCCTGAAGCCTGGAACACCAGAGCCAGATGGAGATTCCAATCAGGAGAGAGCGAAGGACCGAG GTCAACAGGGGGAAGCGGCAAGCTCATTCCTTGCCATTTTGGCCAGTAGCAGCAGTGAAGAAATGGAGGCGGAGCTGCAGGAAAGGGTGGAGTCCAGTCGTAAGCAAGCCAGTCGTGTGGTGGAAATTTACGAGAGCTTGAAGAGCACTGTAGATCAACTGAAAAAGGACTTGGAGTCTGGAACAG ATGGAAACACAGCTCTCTGGGAAGCTGCTGCCCACCTCAACACTCTGCTGGctaatgaaaatgaacatcTTCGTCAGCTGACTGATGACCTCATGCAAAAATATACTCACATGACCAACGAG TCCCGTTCCCTGGGCCGTGCCGCTACTCGTGCCGATAATAGAATCAGTGAGCTACAAGTGCTAATAGAGGAGCTTCAGTGGGACACAGAAAAGGTCCGCCGTCGGGAAAACCGTCTCAACACACACCTGGGAGAAGTGCTGGAGAGG GTAAACAGTAAAGGCTATAAGGTGTGTGGTGAAGCTAGCAGTGTGTGTGGGACCATCACTATTAACAAGAGAAAG tttgaggAGATGAACAGCGAGTTGGAGGAGAACAGGGAGCTAGCGGAGAACCGACTCAGTGAGCTGCAGAAACTGCAGCAGGACCTCCAGACAGTTGTCCAGGAGAACAATAATATGAAG ATGGAGCTCCTGTGCAGGGCTGAGGGACTTGTGAGGGAAACTGCAGAATATCGATGTTTGCAGTCACAGTTCTCTGTACTTTATAATGAATCTTTGGTGCTGAAGGCCCAGCTAGACGAGACCAGAGCTCGCCTCAACACCACCAGAGCAGCCCGCCTCCGCCAGCTTGACCACATGGAG AATGACGAGGTGTCGCTGCAGCGTAAGGTTCGTACTGAGGTCATTCAACTGGAAGACACACTGGCTCAGGTGCGGAAAGAGTATGAGATGCTGAGGATCGAGTTTGAGCAAACACTCGCCGCCAATGAGCAAGCAG GTCCAATAAATCGGGAGATGCGTCACCTTATCAGCACACTGCAGACCCACAACCAGCAGATGAAAGGAGAGGTGGTCAAATACAAACTCAGATTAAGAGAGGCCCAGCAAGAACTCAACCAG CTCCGTGCTGCTAAGGGCAATCCTGCTGTCCAGTCACAGTCGAGCACGGAGATGGATATAAAAGAAGAGACCGCCTCCCCTTTACCACCTGCTGTCTCTGGTAATGTCATAGTGAAAGCAGAGCCAGATAATGGTTCGGCCACGCCCACAG CAGTGTCGGTGAAGACGGAACCCGGAACTGAACTAGAAGCAACAGtaaaagaggaggagaaagagaaggagaaggaaaaggaggagaagaaagaaaaagaacagaaagaaagagagagggcacCTCGTGGGAGTAGTGCGAGTGGAGCAGTcaaagaggagaaggagaagccAGGCACTAGCAGTAGTCAGTCAGAAGACTCTCCAGCCGAACGCTGCACAGTCATTGGAGGACCCAAGCGGAAGGAAGTGGAGCAACTGAAGATTGTCAGGGCGGAGCTGAA GAAAGCCCAGgagtcacagagagagatgaagctCTTGTTGGACATGTATCGCTCTGCGCCAAAAGAGCAGAGGGACAAAGTGCAACTCATGGCTGCGGAGAAAAAGGCCAAGGCTGAG gcAGAGGAGCTGCGCCAGCGATTACGTGAtttggaggagagagaaaggagagaagggaagaagATGGCAGATGAGGAGGCTTTGAGGAAGATCCGCTCAGTAGAGGAACAGATTGACATCCTCAACAAGAAGCTTTCCCTCGCCAagcag GAGGAGGACGCCCTGCTGAGTGAGATGGATGTCACCGGGCAGGCCTTTGAGGACATGCAGGAGCAGAACATTCGCCTGATGCAGCAGCTCAGAGAGAAGGATGATGCCAACTTCAAGCTGATGAGCGAACGCATCAAATCCAACCAGATTCACAAGCTactgaaagaagagaaagaggaactgGCGGACCAACTTCTCACGCTCAAAACCCAG GTGGATGCTCAGCTTCAGGTTGTGAGGAAGCTGGAGGAGAAAGAGCGCCTCCTGCAGGGCACGATAAgtgctgcagagagagagctggCTCTGCGCACGCAGGCGCTTGACATGAACAAACGCAAG GCTCAGGAGTCTGCTTTGCTGTCGGAAGATGTACGATCTCAGCTGGAGTCCGTGCAACAGAGGCTCACTGCAGTCAGAGAGGAGGTCATTGAAAACAGCATCTCCAGAGAAAAAGAGTCCTTCAATGCCCGTCGTGCACAG gAGGACATCTCCAAACTGCGCCGGAAAATTGAGAAGGCCAAGAAACCTGCTGAGAACATTCGCAATGGAGATGAGATACTTAATCAGGAAATAATTGAATACAAG GCTCGTTTGACGTGTCCTTGCTGCAACTCGCGCATGAAGGATGCCGTATTAACGAAGTGCTTCCACGTCTTCTGCTTTGAATGTGTGAAGACGCGGTATGACACTCGCCAGAGGAAATGTCCCAAGTGCAATGCGGCCTTCGGCGCCAACGACTTCCACCGGATCTACATCGGATAA
- the rnf20 gene encoding E3 ubiquitin-protein ligase BRE1A isoform X3, whose translation MSAQKRPSESGGSGPAEKRRERDGGEEGEGQSTGAAASTAVETVIKLGGIANSEEQDIKALQVKNRKLGEALDQRQVIEDELRERVERLETRQATDDASLLILNRYWNQFDENMQLMARRYDQSGSEPVDSQPAEGRSLKPGTPEPDGDSNQERAKDRGQQGEAASSFLAILASSSSEEMEAELQERVESSRKQASRVVEIYESLKSTVDQLKKDLESGTDGNTALWEAAAHLNTLLANENEHLRQLTDDLMQKYTHMTNESRSLGRAATRADNRISELQVLIEELQWDTEKVRRRENRLNTHLGEVLERVNSKGYKVCGEASSVCGTITINKRKFEEMNSELEENRELAENRLSELQKLQQDLQTVVQENNNMKMELLCRAEGLVRETAEYRCLQSQFSVLYNESLVLKAQLDETRARLNTTRAARLRQLDHMENDEVSLQRKVRTEVIQLEDTLAQVRKEYEMLRIEFEQTLAANEQAGPINREMRHLISTLQTHNQQMKGEVVKYKLRLREAQQELNQLRAAKGNPAVQSQSSTEMDIKEETASPLPPAVSAVSVKTEPGTELEATVKEEEKEKEKEKEEKKEKEQKERERAPRGSSASGAVKEEKEKPGTSSSQSEDSPAERCTVIGGPKRKEVEQLKIVRAELKKAQESQREMKLLLDMYRSAPKEQRDKVQLMAAEKKAKAEAEELRQRLRDLEERERREGKKMADEEALRKIRSVEEQIDILNKKLSLAKQEEDALLSEMDVTGQAFEDMQEQNIRLMQQLREKDDANFKLMSERIKSNQIHKLLKEEKEELADQLLTLKTQVDAQLQVVRKLEEKERLLQGTISAAERELALRTQALDMNKRKAQESALLSEDVRSQLESVQQRLTAVREEVIENSISREKESFNARRAQEDISKLRRKIEKAKKPAENIRNGDEILNQEIIEYKARLTCPCCNSRMKDAVLTKCFHVFCFECVKTRYDTRQRKCPKCNAAFGANDFHRIYIG comes from the exons ATGTCGGCTCAGAAGCGCCCCAGTGAGTCCGGCGGTTCAGGGCCAGCGGAGAAGCGCCGTGAGAGGgatggaggagaggagggagaggggcaGAGCACCGGGGCAGCAGCCAGCACTGCTGTGGAGACTGTCATCAAACTGGGAGGCATCGCTAACTCG GAAGAGCAGGATATTAAAGCACTACAggttaaaaacagaaagctggGAGAGGCCCTGGACCAAAGACAG GTTATTGAGGACGAgttgagagaaagagtggagagGCTTGAGACTCGCCAGGCTACAGATGATGCTAGTCTGCTTATCCTTAACAGATACTGGAACCAG TTTGATGAGAATATGCAGTTGATGGCTCGCCGCTATGACCAATCGGGGAGTGAGCCTGTCGACAGCCAGCCTGCGGAGGGGCGCAGCCTGAAGCCTGGAACACCAGAGCCAGATGGAGATTCCAATCAGGAGAGAGCGAAGGACCGAG GTCAACAGGGGGAAGCGGCAAGCTCATTCCTTGCCATTTTGGCCAGTAGCAGCAGTGAAGAAATGGAGGCGGAGCTGCAGGAAAGGGTGGAGTCCAGTCGTAAGCAAGCCAGTCGTGTGGTGGAAATTTACGAGAGCTTGAAGAGCACTGTAGATCAACTGAAAAAGGACTTGGAGTCTGGAACAG ATGGAAACACAGCTCTCTGGGAAGCTGCTGCCCACCTCAACACTCTGCTGGctaatgaaaatgaacatcTTCGTCAGCTGACTGATGACCTCATGCAAAAATATACTCACATGACCAACGAG TCCCGTTCCCTGGGCCGTGCCGCTACTCGTGCCGATAATAGAATCAGTGAGCTACAAGTGCTAATAGAGGAGCTTCAGTGGGACACAGAAAAGGTCCGCCGTCGGGAAAACCGTCTCAACACACACCTGGGAGAAGTGCTGGAGAGG GTAAACAGTAAAGGCTATAAGGTGTGTGGTGAAGCTAGCAGTGTGTGTGGGACCATCACTATTAACAAGAGAAAG tttgaggAGATGAACAGCGAGTTGGAGGAGAACAGGGAGCTAGCGGAGAACCGACTCAGTGAGCTGCAGAAACTGCAGCAGGACCTCCAGACAGTTGTCCAGGAGAACAATAATATGAAG ATGGAGCTCCTGTGCAGGGCTGAGGGACTTGTGAGGGAAACTGCAGAATATCGATGTTTGCAGTCACAGTTCTCTGTACTTTATAATGAATCTTTGGTGCTGAAGGCCCAGCTAGACGAGACCAGAGCTCGCCTCAACACCACCAGAGCAGCCCGCCTCCGCCAGCTTGACCACATGGAG AATGACGAGGTGTCGCTGCAGCGTAAGGTTCGTACTGAGGTCATTCAACTGGAAGACACACTGGCTCAGGTGCGGAAAGAGTATGAGATGCTGAGGATCGAGTTTGAGCAAACACTCGCCGCCAATGAGCAAGCAG GTCCAATAAATCGGGAGATGCGTCACCTTATCAGCACACTGCAGACCCACAACCAGCAGATGAAAGGAGAGGTGGTCAAATACAAACTCAGATTAAGAGAGGCCCAGCAAGAACTCAACCAG CTCCGTGCTGCTAAGGGCAATCCTGCTGTCCAGTCACAGTCGAGCACGGAGATGGATATAAAAGAAGAGACCGCCTCCCCTTTACCACCTGCTGTCTCTG CAGTGTCGGTGAAGACGGAACCCGGAACTGAACTAGAAGCAACAGtaaaagaggaggagaaagagaaggagaaggaaaaggaggagaagaaagaaaaagaacagaaagaaagagagagggcacCTCGTGGGAGTAGTGCGAGTGGAGCAGTcaaagaggagaaggagaagccAGGCACTAGCAGTAGTCAGTCAGAAGACTCTCCAGCCGAACGCTGCACAGTCATTGGAGGACCCAAGCGGAAGGAAGTGGAGCAACTGAAGATTGTCAGGGCGGAGCTGAA GAAAGCCCAGgagtcacagagagagatgaagctCTTGTTGGACATGTATCGCTCTGCGCCAAAAGAGCAGAGGGACAAAGTGCAACTCATGGCTGCGGAGAAAAAGGCCAAGGCTGAG gcAGAGGAGCTGCGCCAGCGATTACGTGAtttggaggagagagaaaggagagaagggaagaagATGGCAGATGAGGAGGCTTTGAGGAAGATCCGCTCAGTAGAGGAACAGATTGACATCCTCAACAAGAAGCTTTCCCTCGCCAagcag GAGGAGGACGCCCTGCTGAGTGAGATGGATGTCACCGGGCAGGCCTTTGAGGACATGCAGGAGCAGAACATTCGCCTGATGCAGCAGCTCAGAGAGAAGGATGATGCCAACTTCAAGCTGATGAGCGAACGCATCAAATCCAACCAGATTCACAAGCTactgaaagaagagaaagaggaactgGCGGACCAACTTCTCACGCTCAAAACCCAG GTGGATGCTCAGCTTCAGGTTGTGAGGAAGCTGGAGGAGAAAGAGCGCCTCCTGCAGGGCACGATAAgtgctgcagagagagagctggCTCTGCGCACGCAGGCGCTTGACATGAACAAACGCAAG GCTCAGGAGTCTGCTTTGCTGTCGGAAGATGTACGATCTCAGCTGGAGTCCGTGCAACAGAGGCTCACTGCAGTCAGAGAGGAGGTCATTGAAAACAGCATCTCCAGAGAAAAAGAGTCCTTCAATGCCCGTCGTGCACAG gAGGACATCTCCAAACTGCGCCGGAAAATTGAGAAGGCCAAGAAACCTGCTGAGAACATTCGCAATGGAGATGAGATACTTAATCAGGAAATAATTGAATACAAG GCTCGTTTGACGTGTCCTTGCTGCAACTCGCGCATGAAGGATGCCGTATTAACGAAGTGCTTCCACGTCTTCTGCTTTGAATGTGTGAAGACGCGGTATGACACTCGCCAGAGGAAATGTCCCAAGTGCAATGCGGCCTTCGGCGCCAACGACTTCCACCGGATCTACATCGGATAA